A single Osmerus mordax isolate fOsmMor3 chromosome 9, fOsmMor3.pri, whole genome shotgun sequence DNA region contains:
- the LOC136949589 gene encoding uncharacterized protein, which yields MMRPKDLRQGSGTKTFLDAMHEGKVHLARFILDALDGRIINSKTENNRTPLMFAVCLPEPGARAKFTRLLLEKGADVNCQDENGRTALSLACELGHLDVVKLLVQFNADPDVSDAWGNSALVYAAYAGHSQVLEFLVKAFKRLGLRLDRTNNAGHSAIQVANFFGHNHCVQALNVPGRRCVGSEVTVGEAGEERRQPNKLSRQVLERFSKPLHSEEQLPGVFQRQLKVGDSNGLWNRFRCHDQSSENNSCHQSVPPHHLQRAQAEDDRDVIFTAKQLQNGKLRDLRGGKTLNHLPDPCQKDSTQDRGLKQQAQESFPLWGKAKSFNLDLLSSRKQSYQGDLGDVRLSASKFKRGSLQDERFLIAKIECREKTGAVTSNADRTVTARGLLNGKSKSQRAAPEENARSQKDENNDMSSRRASQKRDSLPSGRKLLFNRGQMEPDKIPIRPPGFTGLGTRLLRRFTAPEFMRMVIDCSSGSAHGRARMSRSETFPFSHAHQKVNSQPSVDSISGVKCEFESSSRVTLD from the coding sequence ATGATGCGACCCAAGGATCTGCGGCAGGGCTCGGGCACCAAGACCTTCCTGGACGCCATGCACGAAGGCAAGGTCCATTTGGCACGCTTCATCCTCGACGCACTGGACGGCCGCATCATCAACTCCAAGACGGAGAACAACCGTACTCCTCTCATGTTCGCCGTGTGCCTGCCGGAGCCCGGTGCCAGGGCGAAGTTCACCCGCCTGCTGCTGGAGAAAGGCGCCGACGTCAACTGTCAGGACGAGAACGGACGCACCGCCCTGAGTCTGGCCTGCGAACTCGGCCACCTGGACGTGGTCAAACTGCTGGTGCAGTTCaacgctgaccccgacgtgtcGGATGCCTGGGGGAACAGCGCCCTGGTGTACGCCGCCTACGCAGGCCACAGCCAGGTGTTAGAGTTCCTGGTCAAGGCCTTCAAGAGACTGGGCCTCCGGCTGGACCGAACCAACAACGCGGGCCACTCGGCCATCCAAGTGGCTAACTTCTTCGGCCACAATCACTGCGTCCAGGCGCTGAACGTCCCTGGGAGGAGGTGCGTGGGGTCAGAAGTAACCGTTGGCGAGGCGGGAGAGGAAAGACGGCAGCCCAACAAGCTGTCCCGGCAGGTTCTCGAGAGGTTCTCCAAGCCGCTCCACAGCGAAGAGCAGCTTCCAGGAGTGTTTCAGAGACAGCTGAAGGTCGGGGACAGCAACGGACTGTGGAACCGCTTCAGGTGTCATGATCAGTCCAGCGAGAACAACAGCTGTCACCAGAGTGTCCCTCCTCACCACCTACAGAGAGCCCAGGCGGAGGATGACAGAGATGTTATATTCACAGCCAAGCAGCTACAGAACGGCAAGCTTAGGGACCTGAGAGGGGGTAAGACGCTGAACCACCTGCCTGACCCATGTCAGAAAGATTCCACTCAGGATAGAGGACTGAAACAGCAGGCGCAAGAGAGTTTCCCCCTCTGGGGCAAAGCTAAATCATTTAACCTGGACCTCTTAAGCAGCAGGAAACAGTCGTACCAAGGGGATTTGGGCGACGTGAGGCTATCGGCCAGTAAATTCAAGAGAGGCTCGCTGCAGGACGAGAGATTCTTGATCGCCAAGATTGAATGTCGAGAGAAAACAGGTGCAGTGACAAGTAATGCTGACAGAACTGTCACGGCAAGAGGCCTTTTAAACGGCAAAAGTAAATCTCAGAGAGCTGCGCCCGAGGAAAACGCGAGgtcacagaaagatgaaaataaTGACATGTCAAGCAGGAGAGCGTCTCAGAAAAGGGACAGCCTTCCAAGCGGGAGGAAGCTTCTCTTCAACAGAGGACAGATGGAGCCGGACAAGATCCCGATCCGTCCTCCAGGATTCACCGGGCTCGGGACTAGGCTGCTACGACGCTTCACCGCCCCCGAGTTCATGAGAATGGTTATAGACTGTTCCTCAGGTTCCGCGCATGGAAGAGCGAGAATGTCCAGGTCCGAAACGTTCCCTTTCTCACACGCGCATCAGAAAGTTAACAGCCAGCCCAGCGTCGACAGCATCAGCGGAGTCAAGTGTGAATTCGAAAGCAGCTCACGAGTCACTCTTGATTAA